One genomic window of Motacilla alba alba isolate MOTALB_02 chromosome 1, Motacilla_alba_V1.0_pri, whole genome shotgun sequence includes the following:
- the RPS19 gene encoding LOW QUALITY PROTEIN: 40S ribosomal protein S19 (The sequence of the model RefSeq protein was modified relative to this genomic sequence to represent the inferred CDS: inserted 2 bases in 1 codon), protein MCSTCCRAGQQNRFYTRAASTARHVYLCGGAGVGSMAXRQHRGVRPSHFSRGSGTVTRQVLQAIEEPKAVEKDQDEGQKLTPQGQRDLHLIAKQVATTTKNHREPKNHPPDLLLKLARLYRKLPMLCKRDKHIAMFQINLFSLQF, encoded by the exons AtgtgcagcacctgctgcagagctggacagcAG AACAGGTTTTACACAAGGGCAGCCTCCACAGCCCGGCACGTGTACCTGTGCGGCGGGGCCGGCGTGGGCTCCATGGC AAGGCAGCACCGCGGGGTCCGGCCCAGCCACTTCAGCCGCGGCTCGGGCACCGTGACCCGCCAGGTGCTGCAGGCGATCGAGGAGCCCAAGGCAGTCGAGAAGGACCAGGACGAGGGCCAGAAGTTGACTCCGCAGGGGCAGCGGGATCTGCATCTCATCGCCAAGCAAGTTGCCACCACCACCAAGAACCACAGGGAGCCAAAAAATCATCCTCCAGATCTACTCTTGAAGCTAGCAAGGCTTTACAGAAAATTACCGATGCTCTGCAAAAGAGACAAACACATTGCTATGTTCCAAATAaaccttttttccttgcagttttAG